The Lolium rigidum isolate FL_2022 chromosome 1, APGP_CSIRO_Lrig_0.1, whole genome shotgun sequence region GAGTATTTTCACAAATTGATAAAAAGGCATAACCAACATAATGCGAATATGCGTAATCTCACCTGGTGGGATGTATCCGACTGATCCTCTTAGGCACGCAAAATCTGTTGAACTATCTTCATGTGCATTTGATGTAGGAAACCTTGATAGGCCAAAGTCGGTGACATAGGCAACCATGTCAAGATCCAAAAGAATATTGCTTGGCTTCAAATCGCAGTGTATTAGTGGAGATGCGCATTGGTTATGGAGATAATCCAAAGCAAATGCTACATCCAAACCAATTTTTATCCTTTGCCTCaatgtcaaaaaaaatattttaccaCATTCATGAGCTTTAGGATGTAGCCACGTTTCTAGGTTCCCATTCGGCATGTATGGGAATACCAGGGCCTTGAAATCTTCTCCCGCAGAATCCACGGAAGAGCAGGAAGTGATGATTCTTACAAGATTTCGATGACGGACATTCCGTAGGGCTTCACACTCTGCAATAAAGCTCCTATCTGATCCAGAAATGTTCAGGTTAAAAACCTTGATGGCAACTCCATCTTTCTTACACATCAAACTGCCCTTGTAAACAACTCCAAATGATCCTGATCCGATTAGGTTTGCTGATGCAAACTTATCTGTTGCCTTCACAATGTCTTCATATGATATATTCTTTATGTGCTCATTGAATTCTTGCAAATGTGGTACTACTTGCGTCCGCTTCCTCCAATAAATTATTGCAACACATAGCAAAATTAATATAAGAAGAACAACAGTTGGCATTACTATCTGTAGGACCTTCCTGCCAACTGATGTGGAACAAGAAGGTAGACCTTTTATTGGAGTGCTAGCAGTGCACAAATCTTCATTTCCTAAAACTGATACTGCACTAGCATTATGAAAAATACCACCACTTGGAACTGTTCCATCAAAATTGTTGTAGGATAAATTGAGATCTTCCAGGGTTTTCAAGGATGTGAAGAACTTGGGAAGTTTTCCGGACAAGCTGTTGTGTGAAATATCAATCTTTTTTATGCTGAGTAACTTGGAAAAAGTTTGTGGAATACTTCCGACAATGAAGTTGCATTGCATCTCAAGATATTCCAGAACCACACACTGGCCAACACTAGCTGGGATGCTGTCAGACAACCTGTTATTTGATATGCTAATTTTCTTCAGATTAATGAGACTGCCTACTTCCATTGGCACTCCTCCAGACAAGTAATTGTGTGACAAGTCCAACTCTTCAGAAAGCGAAGAAATTTTGAAGATTTTACTTGGTATCTTGCCATCTAGTGAGTTGTGTGCAAGATTCAGTATTTCGAGGTGATTACAACGTCCTATACTTGGAGGTATACTACCACTAATGTTGTTCCCATCCAATTTCAGAGATCTTAGCTCAACTAGATTACCAATAGTATCCGGGATTTTCCCGGAAAGTCTGTTTTGAGCAAAGGATAGATAGACCAAGTTGTACAAATTCCCAATTGTTGGTGGTATATTACCAGTGATGAGATTGTAATCCATGTATAGATTTTGGAGGCTTTTAAGATTGCCAATTTCCGGTGGTATGGACCCAGAAATTTTGTTCTCCCTTAGCAATAACCATTCAAGCCCATTGGAAAGTTTTCCGATAGAACTTGGCAATTTTCCTTGGAGATTATTCCCAGACAGTACCAGTGTAGTCAACCTACTACAATTTGTGAGTGAAGAGATAAACCCCCAATTTCCTGCGTCTAGCTTGTTGTATGACAAAGCAAGTTTCTCCAAGTTTGGCAATGACCCAAACAAGGGTATGGGCCCAGTTAGGCTGTTGTTAAACAAGTAAAGCATACGAAGATTGAATGCTTTAGCAAGAGAAGCTGGGATTGTACCATCAAACTTGTTTGTTGAGAGGATTAATGTCTGGATATTTGGGAGTGTGTAACCAATGTTGGAGGGTAAGCTTCCAATAAGAGAGTTGTTTGCTAAGGCAAGAAATGTCAGTGATGACATGTTGAAGAGAGATGGTGGAACTGTCCCAGATAAGTAGTTCACATTCATGGCCAATACCTGTAGTGTTGGGATATGACCTAAGCTCTCGGGTATGCTCCCAAATAAATCATTCTCTGTAAGGCGAAGATCAACGAGGGAGGAAAGGTTCCCTAGTGAGGAAGGTATTTTCCCTGAAATATGGTTATTCCTTAAGTCGAGGTATTGAATAGGGGGAGAGTTGGCAGTAACAATTGACAAAGAACCAACAAGATTGTTCTGTTGGAGGAAAATTTTAATAAGAGACGATGTGTTGAAGAGAGCCTTTGGTAGTTCTCCGGTAAGATTATTGCTCATGAGGCGAAGTACTTGTATGGAAGAACTATTTGCTAGGGACTCTGGGATGATGCCTGTTAGAGCATTCATCCCAAGAGAGACATATGTGAGAGAACGGCTGCTGCCCAAAGAAGGTGGTATGTTGCCGGTAAGCCTGTTGCTATCGAGAACTAGTATGCGCAGCTCAGGAAGATTCCCAAAGGAAGAAGGCATGGTCCCTTGTATCTTATTGTTTCTAAGATCAATCTCTTGAAGATTCTTGAGTTGGCCTAGGTTAGGGGGGATCTCGCCGTGGAGAGAGTTGCTCCTCAAATCCAGGATTTGAAGTTCGGAACATGCATAGAGTTCAGATGGGATGTTACCTTCCAAAGTGTTCATGCTGAGGTTGAGGATGCCGAGCTGTCTCAGGCTGCCGAGCTCGGAAGGTATTTTGTCATGGAAGCTATTGTTTGAGAGTTGCAGCCTTGTAAGCGAGGTCAGATTGGCAATGCAAGGTGATATGAAGCCTGAGATGCCTTCTGATTCAAGGTCCAGCGCAATCACGCTGCGAGGAGATGATGTGCTGCAGGTGATGCCATGCCAGCCGCAAACGTCCAATGAAGTGTTGCTCCATGAAGCTAAAACTCCCGCT contains the following coding sequences:
- the LOC124703382 gene encoding LRR receptor-like serine/threonine-protein kinase EFR; its protein translation is MAHLSVLFPGFVWFLYLFSLFLNLPIAICKETENDRQALLCFKSQLSDQAGVLASWSNTSLDVCGWHGITCSTSSPRSVIALDLESEGISGFISPCIANLTSLTRLQLSNNSFHDKIPSELGSLRQLGILNLSMNTLEGNIPSELYACSELQILDLRSNSLHGEIPPNLGQLKNLQEIDLRNNKIQGTMPSSFGNLPELRILVLDSNRLTGNIPPSLGSSRSLTYVSLGMNALTGIIPESLANSSSIQVLRLMSNNLTGELPKALFNTSSLIKIFLQQNNLVGSLSIVTANSPPIQYLDLRNNHISGKIPSSLGNLSSLVDLRLTENDLFGSIPESLGHIPTLQVLAMNVNYLSGTVPPSLFNMSSLTFLALANNSLIGSLPSNIGYTLPNIQTLILSTNKFDGTIPASLAKAFNLRMLYLFNNSLTGPIPLFGSLPNLEKLALSYNKLDAGNWGFISSLTNCSRLTTLVLSGNNLQGKLPSSIGKLSNGLEWLLLRENKISGSIPPEIGNLKSLQNLYMDYNLITGNIPPTIGNLYNLVYLSFAQNRLSGKIPDTIGNLVELRSLKLDGNNISGSIPPSIGRCNHLEILNLAHNSLDGKIPSKIFKISSLSEELDLSHNYLSGGVPMEVGSLINLKKISISNNRLSDSIPASVGQCVVLEYLEMQCNFIVGSIPQTFSKLLSIKKIDISHNSLSGKLPKFFTSLKTLEDLNLSYNNFDGTVPSGGIFHNASAVSVLGNEDLCTASTPIKGLPSCSTSVGRKVLQIVMPTVVLLILILLCVAIIYWRKRTQVVPHLQEFNEHIKNISYEDIVKATDKFASANLIGSGSFGVVYKGSLMCKKDGVAIKVFNLNISGSDRSFIAECEALRNVRHRNLVRIITSCSSVDSAGEDFKALVFPYMPNGNLETWLHPKAHECGKIFFLTLRQRIKIGLDVAFALDYLHNQCASPLIHCDLKPSNILLDLDMVAYVTDFGLSRFPTSNAHEDSSTDFACLRGSVGYIPPEYGMSEEISTKGDVYSFGVLMLEMMTGCSPTNEKSNNSASLHELVGRAFPNNIYEVADPTMLQDENNTTEVMRSCVIPLVRIGLSCSITSPRERPDMGQVSREILRILHLASHMGVT